The Acidicapsa ligni genome has a window encoding:
- the dinB gene encoding DNA polymerase IV codes for MEDATRLHPEADPPREAMLRKIVHVDMDAFYASVEQRDDPTLRGKPVVVAWRGNRSVVCAASYEARRFGVRSAMPAITAERLCPEAIFLPPDFTRYKAVSRAVREIFQRHTDLIEPLSLDEAYLDVTENKTDLPTATKVAKTIRGQIREELFLTASAGVAPNKFLAKIASDWRKPDGLFVIQPGDLDTFLPPLPVGRIPGVGKVTETRLKQIGIQTVGDLRAFDLKALEAQFGRYGLRLYELARGIDHSRVIPDRPTKSISAEDTFQRDIPLSETEELIRHLAEKVWSASRKESRMARTVILKLKTSEFNILTRSYTPVVPPVSCEELTMIALSLRERIDLGPAQRFRLVGVGLSNFREAKDSPSPLFEESILGVA; via the coding sequence ATGGAAGACGCAACGCGACTCCATCCCGAAGCCGATCCTCCTCGCGAGGCTATGCTTCGCAAGATCGTTCATGTGGACATGGACGCGTTTTATGCATCGGTTGAACAGCGCGATGATCCGACGCTTCGCGGTAAACCGGTTGTCGTGGCGTGGCGTGGAAACCGCTCTGTCGTCTGCGCCGCTTCATATGAAGCAAGGCGCTTCGGGGTCCGTTCTGCGATGCCTGCGATCACTGCCGAACGCTTGTGTCCCGAGGCGATCTTTCTTCCTCCCGATTTCACGCGATATAAGGCTGTGTCACGCGCAGTCCGAGAAATCTTCCAGCGTCATACGGACCTCATTGAGCCTCTCTCGTTGGACGAAGCATATCTGGATGTAACGGAAAACAAAACCGATCTGCCTACCGCAACCAAAGTTGCGAAGACGATTCGCGGGCAAATTCGCGAAGAGCTTTTTCTTACGGCATCGGCGGGCGTCGCGCCGAACAAATTTCTAGCGAAGATCGCCTCCGATTGGCGAAAGCCTGACGGACTTTTTGTCATTCAGCCTGGAGATCTGGATACGTTTCTTCCGCCACTGCCGGTCGGACGAATTCCTGGTGTGGGTAAAGTGACGGAGACACGGCTCAAACAGATCGGTATTCAGACCGTTGGCGACTTGCGGGCTTTTGACCTGAAGGCTCTTGAAGCGCAATTTGGCCGCTATGGATTACGCCTGTATGAACTCGCTCGCGGGATAGATCATAGCCGGGTCATACCCGACCGGCCGACCAAATCTATTTCTGCAGAAGATACGTTCCAGCGAGATATTCCGCTATCGGAGACGGAAGAACTTATCCGGCATCTCGCAGAAAAAGTCTGGTCCGCCTCGCGCAAAGAATCGCGAATGGCAAGGACGGTAATTCTCAAGTTGAAGACCAGCGAATTTAACATCCTCACCCGCAGTTACACACCGGTTGTTCCCCCGGTTTCATGCGAAGAGTTAACCATGATCGCGCTTTCTCTCCGAGAGCGAATTGACCTTGGACCGGCGCAGCGCTTTCGCCTGGTTGGTGTTGGCTTGAGTAACTTCCGCGAGGCAAAAGACTCACCATCGCCCTTGTTTGAAGAGAGCATTCTGGGCGTGGCATAA